The proteins below come from a single Acidobacteriota bacterium genomic window:
- a CDS encoding phosphoesterase yields the protein MKLKVLYHNFCFDGACSAAVFSTFYRRKFYPDVEISYHGLTHRPGRLFEPDLFDDADEFAIVDFKYNSDDRLTWWFDHHQSAFLSAEDEAHFNQDTRGRKYFDPNYKSCTKYIADIAREKFDTDLPELIELIQWADLIDGAQYESPENAINLKEPAPQLALVIESNRDQSLLHHIIRSLQVKSLAETAADERVQAVFTPLLARHNQAVEIIQQAGECSDGVVYFDVSDHDIEGYNKFIAYCMFPKARYSVGVSRGATRSKISIGYNPWSGMERTHNLAKICERYGGGGHAVVGAISLAPEDLEQAREIGKAVAHELRTT from the coding sequence ATGAAGTTGAAAGTGCTGTACCACAACTTTTGCTTTGACGGAGCGTGCTCCGCCGCTGTATTTTCCACGTTTTACCGGCGGAAATTCTACCCCGATGTTGAAATCTCGTACCACGGATTGACCCATCGGCCCGGAAGATTGTTTGAACCAGATTTGTTTGATGATGCCGATGAATTTGCGATTGTAGACTTTAAATATAACAGCGATGATCGGCTGACATGGTGGTTTGACCACCACCAGAGCGCCTTCCTCTCTGCCGAAGATGAGGCCCATTTCAACCAGGATACACGTGGCCGAAAATACTTTGATCCGAATTACAAATCCTGCACCAAATATATTGCCGACATCGCCCGCGAAAAGTTTGACACTGACCTGCCTGAACTCATCGAACTGATTCAGTGGGCTGATTTAATTGATGGAGCGCAGTACGAATCTCCGGAAAATGCGATCAATCTCAAAGAACCCGCCCCCCAACTGGCACTGGTGATTGAATCAAATCGGGACCAAAGCCTGCTCCATCACATCATTCGGTCGTTGCAGGTCAAATCCCTGGCTGAAACCGCAGCCGACGAACGTGTTCAGGCCGTGTTTACCCCATTGCTTGCCCGGCACAACCAGGCAGTTGAAATCATTCAGCAAGCTGGTGAATGTTCTGACGGCGTGGTTTATTTCGATGTCAGCGACCACGATATTGAAGGCTACAATAAATTCATTGCTTACTGCATGTTTCCCAAAGCCCGCTATAGCGTAGGGGTGAGCCGTGGTGCCACCCGGTCGAAAATTTCGATTGGGTACAATCCCTGGAGCGGAATGGAGCGCACCCATAATCTGGCCAAGATTTGCGAACGCTATGGCGGCGGCGGCCATGCCGTGGTCGGCGCTATTTCGCTGGCGCCGGAAGACCTTGAGCAGGCCCGCGAAATCGGCAAAGCCGTCGCTCACGAACTGCGAACGACGTAA
- a CDS encoding RluA family pseudouridine synthase, with product MTEVTYFVPEEEAYARLDEFIQRHDFSFPISAIRKAIEDGNVRINSKVQTAGWRLRQGDKVTVKLEGYRGQALEAENVPLEVLYEDAFLIAVNKPPDMLSHPSVKERSGTLLNALLGYYQQKKDVEALRMWPALAHRLDRDTSGVIVAAKQERAVEKLFVAFRDRKMKKVYQAIVFGVPEAEQGIIEAPIGRHPVLWPRWRVMDDGKSAKTAYRVTGTKNGFSLIELEPLTGRTHQLRIHLAHIGHPIVGDHTYGRALNKAFAQSHPELKVKHHFLHAAKLSFTHPMRREEIHLEAPMPQTMKGFWDGGIVNKDSELQGN from the coding sequence ATGACTGAAGTTACCTACTTTGTACCTGAAGAAGAAGCGTATGCCCGCCTGGACGAGTTTATCCAGCGGCATGATTTCTCATTTCCAATTTCGGCCATTCGAAAAGCGATTGAAGACGGCAATGTTCGCATCAACAGTAAAGTCCAGACGGCTGGCTGGCGATTGCGACAGGGTGACAAAGTCACGGTCAAGCTTGAAGGGTATCGTGGACAGGCGCTCGAAGCTGAAAATGTCCCGCTTGAAGTCTTGTATGAAGATGCGTTTTTGATTGCCGTCAACAAGCCGCCGGATATGTTATCGCACCCGTCAGTCAAAGAACGCAGCGGGACGCTACTCAACGCACTGCTTGGCTATTATCAGCAAAAGAAAGATGTTGAGGCACTCAGGATGTGGCCGGCGCTGGCTCATCGCCTGGACCGGGATACGTCAGGAGTAATCGTGGCGGCAAAACAAGAGCGGGCGGTGGAAAAGCTCTTTGTTGCTTTTCGTGACCGCAAGATGAAAAAAGTCTATCAGGCGATTGTATTTGGCGTTCCCGAGGCGGAACAGGGAATCATCGAAGCACCGATTGGCCGCCATCCGGTGCTCTGGCCACGCTGGCGGGTGATGGATGACGGAAAATCAGCGAAAACCGCCTATCGAGTCACCGGGACCAAAAATGGATTTTCACTCATCGAATTGGAACCGCTCACCGGACGCACGCATCAGCTTCGAATTCACCTGGCCCATATCGGACACCCGATTGTCGGAGACCATACCTACGGACGAGCGTTGAACAAAGCGTTTGCGCAGTCACACCCCGAACTCAAAGTCAAACACCACTTTCTGCACGCTGCCAAATTGAGCTTTACCCACCCCATGCGCCGTGAAGAGATTCATCTGGAAGCGCCAATGCCCCAGACAATGAAGGGATTTTGGGACGGTGGAATCGTGAACAAGGATTCTGAGCTTCAGGGAAATTGA